The Trichosurus vulpecula isolate mTriVul1 chromosome 3, mTriVul1.pri, whole genome shotgun sequence genome includes a window with the following:
- the LOC118844890 gene encoding centrosomal protein of 19 kDa-like: MVYTAKKCGIRFQPPVIIMIYQGEAKGKNCQHIMPVQNFSKFSDCSRAAEQLKYNPRHKVYLEGVSLQQLEKLFTFLKGFLRGQTLDQTMEQIQRETTINPEEDPNKLDDKELAKRKSTMDELFKKNQKKKDDPDFVYDIEIEFPQDEQLQACSWDAESDDEF; this comes from the coding sequence ATGGTGTACACTGCCAAAAAATGTGGAATTAGATTCCAGCCTCCAGTCATTATCATGATCTATCAAGGGGAAGCCAAGGGCAAAAATTGCCAGCATATCATGCCAGTCCAAAACTTTTCCAAGTTTTCAGACTGCAGCAGGGCTGCTGAACAGCTAAAGTATAACCCAAGACACAAGGTCTACCTCGAGGGGGTGTCTCTGCAGCAGTTGGAGAAgttattcacttttttaaaaggttttctaAGGGGGCAAACCTTGGACCAAACTATGGAACAAATTCAGCGGGAAACAACCATCAATCCTGAGGAAGACCCAAACAAACTAGATGATAAGGAACTTGCAAAAAGGAAGAGCACCATGGACGAACTCtttaagaagaatcagaaaaagaagGATGACCCAGATTTTGTCTATGACATTGAAATTGAGTTCCCCCAGGATGAGCAGCTACAGGCTTGTAGTTGGGATGCAGAGTCAGATGATGAGTTCTAA
- the LOC118842242 gene encoding olfactory receptor 6B2-like, translating to MRGKNISNISEFILLGFPTAPWLQYLLFLLFLFVYLFVLMENFIIIFTVWANTSLHKPMYYFLSNMSFLEVWYVSDIIPKMLSGFLFQQKNISFVGCMTQLYFFISLICTECVLLASMAYDRYVAICYPLRYGVIMTTKLCVQLVAFSYATAFIISIIKVYFISHATFCGSSVINHFFCDVSPILKLACTDFSTAELVDFVLGFIILVFPLISTILSYGYISSTVILIPSSTGRWKAFSTCASHLIVVIIFYTALIFMYVRSQAIDQRSSNKLISAIYTVVTPIVNPLIYCLRNTEFKNFLKKTMGLAHTLEK from the coding sequence atgaggggaaaaaacatCAGCAACATCAGTGAATTCATTCTCCTAGGATTCCCCACAGCCCCATGGCTCCAGTatctgctttttcttctcttcctttttgtttatctCTTTGTCTTGATGGAAAACTTCATTATCATCTTCACTGTCTGGGCCAACACCTCTCTTCATAAGCCCATGTACTATTTCCTAAGCAACATGTCATTCTTGGAAGTTTGGTATGTGTCTGACATCATTCCCAAGATGCTGAGTGGTTTTCTCTTTCAGCAAAAAAACATATCATTTGTTGGATGCATGACCCAACTATACTTCTTCATTTCTCTGATCTGCACTGAGTGTGTCCTTCTGGCCTCCATGGCCTATGACCGCTATGTGGCCATCTGTTACCCACTCCGGTATGGAGTAATCATGACCACAAAGTTATGTGTGCAGCTGGTGGCCTTTTCCTATGCAACTGCCTTCATCATCTCTATAATCAAGGTCTACTTCATCTCTCATGCCACATTCTGTGGTTCTAGTGTCATTAACCACTTTTTCTGTGATGTCTCGCCTATCCTTAAACTAGCTTGCACAGACTTCTCAACAGCTGAACTTGTAGACTTTGTCCTGGGATTCATCATCCTGGTGTTCCCACTCATTTCCACTATACTGTCATATGGCTACATCTCTTCAACTGTCATCCTAATCCCATCATCCACAGGCCGCTGGAAAGCCTTCTCTACATGTGCTTCTCATCTCATTGTTGTGATCATTTTCTATACAGCCTTGATCTTCATGTATGTCCGATCCCAAGCCATTGACCAAAGAAGTTCCAACAAACTGATTTCAGCCATATATACTGTTGTAACCCCAATTGTAAATCCTCTGATCTATTGCCTGAGAAATACAGAATTCAAGAATTTCCTGAAAAAGACTATGGGCCTAGCTCATACTCTTGAAAAGTGA